A stretch of DNA from Acinetobacter sp. C26M:
TTCACGAATTTTTGCGTGCATTGCTTGAGCGTCAGCAGGAGAAGCTGTCTTCCCTGTTCCAATCGCCCAAATAGGTTCATACGCTACCACAATATTTTGCCATTGTTCAGTTTTTACAACAGCAGCCATATCACAAATTTGTTGTAATACCACTTGTTCAGCTGCGCCCTGCTCACGCTGCTCTAAGCTTTCGCCCACACAATAGATAACAGTCAAACCAGCATTCAATGCATTTTGTAATTTAGCTTTTAAGATTTCGACATCATCACCAAACAACTCACGGCGTTCAGAATGCCCAATTAAAACGAATTCAATACCACTGTCTTTTAACAGTTCGGCACTGACTTCACCTGTATAAGCGCCTGTTCCTGCAACACGAGAAACATCTTGAGCAACAGTGTAAATCGCTCTCGCAGCATCTTTAAATTGCGCTTGAATACCAGTCAAAGCGATTGCCACTGGGGCAACACCAATATGGCATTGCTCAGCAGCAATATTGTCCTGTTGTAATAACTGTTTAAATTCTTCTACTAATTGGAAAGCATTCGCATGCATTGGATTCATTTTCCAATTGCCAACAACCCAAGGAGTAATGCTCGAGTTCGACATACTTCGCCCACCCACTGTTAATTTCTCAAAAATGCTGCATATTTTACACGGATTTTTATAAAATTCAGTTTTTTCTTTTACTGCCATATAAATGAATCAAAAATCATAAAGTTCAATAGAATTAGCGATACAACCACCGCAATATAATGGTGATTCATTCGAAAATTAAAAGCTTACTGAAATCGAATTGATTTGATTATTGACAAGATTTATTTCAATAAAAGAAAATTAATTTGCAAAAAACTCGATCAGTTCAAAGTTTTCACCATGAATCAAGGCAAAAACAACACTTTCTGTAGTAGTATTTTTGCATAACAAAAGTATAATTTTTAAAATACATATTATAAACATTTATTGTCATAAGGCGGACAGATGTCAGGATTACATACGTCTCCAAAGTTTTCGGGGTTTATTCGACGGTTAGTTGAAGATGGACACATGTCCACCACAACCATGCAAACCGCAATTGATGCGGCTAAAAAAGCACAGCAAGATATTGTTGCACACCTGATTGAACAACATCGTTTATCACCACTGACCATTGCTGAAACGATTGCTGCGGAGTTTGGCGAACCACTCTTCGATCTGGCTGTATATGACACGGCTTTGCTGCCGCGTGATCTGGCAGACAACAAATTAATTCAAAAACATAAAGTTGCCCCATTACTACAGCGCGGGCAGATTTTATATGTCGCGACTAGTAATCCAACCAATATTGAAGCGTTGGATGCGATTCGCTTCAACACCAAACTCAATATTGAACCAATTATTGTTGAGCACACTAAACTCGAAAAACTGATTGAACAACAATTCGGTGATTCTGGCAGTTTCGATTTTGGCGACAGCGAAGAATTTGATCTAGACATTGATGTTAGCCAAGACCCTACGAAAGAAGAGGATGATACGCCACAAGGCGATGAGTCTCCGATTGTAAAATATATTAATAAGTTATTGATTGATGCCATTCGTATGGGTGCATCTGACTTACATTTTGAGCCTTATGAAAAAATGTACCGTGTCCGTTATCGTGTCGATGGTGTACTCCGTCAGATTGCTAACCCACCATTACAAATGGCAACACGTCTCGCCTCGCGTTTAAAAGTCATGTCGCAAATGGATATTTCCGAGAAACGTATGCCACAAGATGGGCGTATTAAACTCAAACTATCCAAGACCAAAGCAATTGATTTCCGTGTTAACTCACTTCCTACACTATTTGGTGAGAAACTGGTACTTCGTATTCTAGATCCGTCTAGTGCCATGCTTGGCATTGAAGCGCTCGGTTATGAAGATGAGCAAAAAGCCTTATTTATGGATGCGCTGGATAAGCCTCAAGGCATGCTACTGATTACAGGTCCAACAGGTTCTGGTAAAACAGTTTCGTTGTATACGGGTTTAAATATACTGAATACCGAAGACACCAATATTTCTACCGCCGAAGATCCTGTTGAAATTAACTTGGAAGGGATTAATCAGGTCAATGTGAATCCCAAAACTGGACTCACCTTCTCCGCTGCACTCAAAGCTTTCTTACGCCAAGATCCGGATGTAATCATGGTCGGGGAGATTCGTGATCTGGAAACCGCTGAAATTGCCATTAAAGCCGCACAAACGGGTCATATGGTGATGTCAACCCTACACACCAACAGTGCACCAGAAACCTTGACCCGATTACGCAATATGGGGGTCCCTTCGTTCAACATCGCAACCTCAGTCAATCTGGTCATTGCGCAACGCTTAGCGCGTCGCCTCTGTGGTCAATGCAAGGAAGAAATTAGTATTCCTAAACAAAGCCTGTTAGAACTCGGCTTTACTGAACAAGATTTAAATGACCCTGAATTCAAAATTTTTCAACCTATTGGTTGTGCTGAGTGCCGTGAAGGCTATAAAGGTCGTGTGGGGATTTACGAGGTTATGAAGGTCACTCCAGAAATTTCCAGACTAATTATGGAAGATGGTAATGCCTTACAAATTGCGGCAGCATCAGAACAAGCAGGTTTTAATAATCTACGTCGTTCAGGTTTGAAAAAGGTCATGCAGGGAATTACCTCTTTGCAAGAAGTCAACCGAGTAACAAGTGAATAAAATCAATAAAAAGGATTAATAATCATGGCAGCTAAAAAAGCGCAAATGATGCCAACTTTTGCTTATGAAGGGGTCGACCGGAAAGGGGCAAAAATTAAAGGGGAATTACCAGCACGTAATATGGCTTTGGCTAAAGTTACTCTGCGTAAACAAGGGGTGACCATTAAGAATATTCGAGAAAAACGTAAAAATATTCTCGAAGGTTTGATGAAGAAAAAAGTGACAACACTGGATATCACCATTTTCACCCGTCAATTGGCAACCATGATGAAAGCAGGTGTTCCTTTGGTTCAAGGCTTTGAAATCGTAGCCGAGGGACTTGAAAATCCATCTATGCGTGAAGTGGTACTCGGTATTAAAGGTGAGGTCGAAGGGGGTAATACCTTTGCTGGTGCTTTGAAAAAATATCCACAGTATTTTGACAACCTATTTTGCTCTTTGGTTGAATCGGGTGAACAGTCTGGTGCACTTGAAACCATGCTTGATCGCGTCGCTATCTATAAAGAAAAGAGTGAGTTACTCAAGCAAAAAATTAAAAAAGCCATGAAATATCCAATCACAGTCGTTGTGGTTGCAGTGATTGTCACCATTATTTTGATGGTCAAAGTAGTCCCAGTTTTCCAAGACTTGTTTAGCTCATTTGGCGCAGACCTCCCCGCTTTTACCAAAATGGTCGTAGAAATGTCCAAGTGGATGCAAGAATATTGGTTTATTCTGATTATTGTGATTGGTGCAATTATTGCTTCCTTCCTTGAAGCTAAAAAACGCAGTAAGAAATTCCGTGATTTGTTAGATAAAATGGCACTCAAAGCACCTATTTTTGGGGACTTGGTCTATAAAGCGATTATTGCACGTTATAGTCGCACACTTGCGACCACCTTTGCAGCTGGTGTACCACTGATTGATGCACTTGAATCGACTGCTGGCGCAACCAATAACGTCATTTATGAAGAAGCAGTGATGAAAATTCGTGAAGACGTCGCCACTGGTCAACAACTACAATTTGCAATGCGTATTTCTAACCGTTTTCCTTCTATGGCAATCCAAATGGTCGCGATTGGTGAAGAATCTGGTGCTTTAGACAGTATGCTTGATAAAGTTGCCACTCATTATGAAAATGAAGTGGACAATGCAGTGGATGGCTTAACGTCTATGATGGAACCTTTAATCATGGCGATTCTTGGTGTGCTAGTGGGTGGCCTGGTGATTGCGATGTATTTACCAATCTTCCAAATGGGCTCAGTTGTTGGATAATTTGGTACTTAAATGCAATCTTTATTTTCTTATTTTATCGAAAACCCAACTGCACTTTATTTTGCAGTTGGGCTTTTTAGTTTATGTATTGGCAGCTTTTTAAATGTTGTCATTTTTCGCACACCTCGAATGATGGAACAGGAATGGCAGCAAGAATGCCAGATGTTGCTCCATCCTGAGCAAACGATTATAGATCAAAGCAAACTCAGCTTAAGCCAACCTGCCTCCACCTGCCCTAAATGTGATTCAACCATTCGTTGGTATCAAAATATCCCTGTGATCAGTTGGATATTGCTTCGTGGTAAATGTGGGGCTTGTCAGAATTCAATTAGTATCCGTTATCCACTGATTGAATTACTCACCATGACCTGTTCGTTGATTGTGGTAGCTGTATTTGGTGCAACCGTACAAATGCTATTTGGCTTAATCTTAACTTGGGTTTTGATCACACTAACCTTTATTGATTTTGATACACAGTTGCTGCCTGATCGTTTTACCCTGCCCCTAGCCGCTTTAGGTTTAGGGATTAATAGCTATGCCATTTACACCACAGCCAGTGCGGCAATCTGGGGTTATTTGATTGGCTTCCTTTGTCTCTGGACTGTTTATTACATCTTTAAGCTAATTACAGGCAAGGAAGGTATGGGGTATGGCGACTTCAAACTACTTGCCGCATTAGGCGCTTGGATGGGTCCAATGCTACTGCCTTTAATTGTACTACTCTCTTCAATGCTTGGTGCAATTATTGGTATTATCTTGATGAAAATGCGCGGTGAAAATCAACCTTTTGCATTTGGTCCTTATATTGCGATTGCAGGTTGGGTTGCATTTTTATGGGGTGATCAGATTATGAAAGTTTATCTTGGTGGTTAATATGAGTTTTATCTTGGGTATTACAGGCGGTATTGGAAGTGGCAAATCTGCAGCCACACAATGGTTTGAATCCCAAGGAATTGCGGTGATTGATGCTGATGTCGTAGCTCGGGAAGTGGTACAACCTGACCAACCTGCATTAAAATCAATTCAAGAAGCTTTTGGGGATTGGGTCTTATTAGCCGACGGTAATCTCGATCGACGCGCGCTACGAGAACATATCTTCCAGTTTCCACAAGCACGTCAGGACTTAGAGAAAATTACCCACCCAGCCATTCGCCAGTCAATTATTCAGCAATTGCAACAGGCTGAAAGCCCATATGTAATTTTAGTCTCACCTCTTTTGTTTGAAACCAACCAACATGAACTGGTTCAACATACCTTACTGGTCGATGCAGACGAACAAACTCAGCTACAACGCGCCACTCAAAGAGATGGGCAAAGTGAAGAACAGATCCGAAAAATTATTGCAGCTCAAATGTCACGTGCCCAGAAACAGCAATTAGCGGATGATATTGTACTCAATGACGGATTACTAGAACATCTCCATCAACAACTCGTACCATTGCATTTAAGCTATTTACAGCGTGCCGAACAAACCTATTAATTTTGTTTCTGTTGTGCCAGTTTTGCGGCTAAAGTATCTTTACGAAACCATCGCCATGGTTGCAATGCACCAATTCCCATGCCGATAAGTCCGCATACAATCGCGGCATTTAGCGGCTCATTTAGCAAAGGGACTGCCACAATAGCTGCAATAAATGGTGCCAATGTAACAATACTACCTGTCTTAAATGCACCTAAGCGCTCAATTGCTGCCACATACGTCAACGTTGCCACGATCACCACCAAGACGCCATGGAACAGCCCTTGAATTAGTAAATGTATAGGCGCTGCATCCTGAAAATGCTTAGGAATAAATAAAATATAAATCGGTAAATAAATAATAGCCGACCAAATCACCACACCCGCTGTCGCATGCCAAGCAGATAATTTCCACTGCTTCAACAATACCGTGAAAATCCCCCACCACACCGCACTGATAAAAAGTAGTAAATCTCCTACACCCAATCCTGAAGATTGATCATGCAGCATGAGATAACTCATTAACATCAAAGCAGCCATCATAATGATCAGACTAAACCACGTATGTTTATCAAAAGGCTGCCTAAACAATACATAAGCAGCTACAGCAGTACACAAGGGAATACAGCCATTGAGAAATATAGCGGCATGCGCAGCTGGAGCATACAGAAAAGCGTTATAGACCGTTAGACAATAAACCAAACCACCAATCAGTGCCAAAATGATTGGTCTTGGATGCCACAGAAATGTGAAATCCTTTTTATAAATCAAGACTGGGAGTAGAATCAAAGAGGCAATCGTAAAACGCATTGCCACCAGATCCCAAACACTGACATGCCAATGTGCATTTAGGCGGGAGAAAATGGTGAATCCTCCCCAAATGCACATGGTAATAAAGACAAAGAAATAGCCTTGGGTACGAGTAGTCATTTTAAATTACACGAACCAGAATGACGAAATTATACACCACGTTGGCGGCAGGCTTCATAAAGCGCCATACCTGTTGCAACACTGACATTCAAACTCTGCAAATCACCTGACATTGGAATATAAACCGTATGATCACACTGTGACTGTGTGATTGGTCTCAAACCTGTATCTTCTGCACCCATCACAATCACCACAGGGCCATTGAAATCACACTGATGTATCGGTAATGCTTTTTCATCTAACATCGTACCAATCACACGGGTATGGGTAGTG
This window harbors:
- the tpiA gene encoding triose-phosphate isomerase, with the protein product MSNSSITPWVVGNWKMNPMHANAFQLVEEFKQLLQQDNIAAEQCHIGVAPVAIALTGIQAQFKDAARAIYTVAQDVSRVAGTGAYTGEVSAELLKDSGIEFVLIGHSERRELFGDDVEILKAKLQNALNAGLTVIYCVGESLEQREQGAAEQVVLQQICDMAAVVKTEQWQNIVVAYEPIWAIGTGKTASPADAQAMHAKIREGLKQITAFGADMAILYGGSVKAENAVELAACPDINGALVGGASLNAQSFYQIAKAFAQSK
- a CDS encoding DMT family transporter, with protein sequence MTTRTQGYFFVFITMCIWGGFTIFSRLNAHWHVSVWDLVAMRFTIASLILLPVLIYKKDFTFLWHPRPIILALIGGLVYCLTVYNAFLYAPAAHAAIFLNGCIPLCTAVAAYVLFRQPFDKHTWFSLIIMMAALMLMSYLMLHDQSSGLGVGDLLLFISAVWWGIFTVLLKQWKLSAWHATAGVVIWSAIIYLPIYILFIPKHFQDAAPIHLLIQGLFHGVLVVIVATLTYVAAIERLGAFKTGSIVTLAPFIAAIVAVPLLNEPLNAAIVCGLIGMGIGALQPWRWFRKDTLAAKLAQQKQN
- a CDS encoding A24 family peptidase — protein: MQSLFSYFIENPTALYFAVGLFSLCIGSFLNVVIFRTPRMMEQEWQQECQMLLHPEQTIIDQSKLSLSQPASTCPKCDSTIRWYQNIPVISWILLRGKCGACQNSISIRYPLIELLTMTCSLIVVAVFGATVQMLFGLILTWVLITLTFIDFDTQLLPDRFTLPLAALGLGINSYAIYTTASAAIWGYLIGFLCLWTVYYIFKLITGKEGMGYGDFKLLAALGAWMGPMLLPLIVLLSSMLGAIIGIILMKMRGENQPFAFGPYIAIAGWVAFLWGDQIMKVYLGG
- a CDS encoding type II secretion system F family protein, with product MAAKKAQMMPTFAYEGVDRKGAKIKGELPARNMALAKVTLRKQGVTIKNIREKRKNILEGLMKKKVTTLDITIFTRQLATMMKAGVPLVQGFEIVAEGLENPSMREVVLGIKGEVEGGNTFAGALKKYPQYFDNLFCSLVESGEQSGALETMLDRVAIYKEKSELLKQKIKKAMKYPITVVVVAVIVTIILMVKVVPVFQDLFSSFGADLPAFTKMVVEMSKWMQEYWFILIIVIGAIIASFLEAKKRSKKFRDLLDKMALKAPIFGDLVYKAIIARYSRTLATTFAAGVPLIDALESTAGATNNVIYEEAVMKIREDVATGQQLQFAMRISNRFPSMAIQMVAIGEESGALDSMLDKVATHYENEVDNAVDGLTSMMEPLIMAILGVLVGGLVIAMYLPIFQMGSVVG
- the coaE gene encoding dephospho-CoA kinase (Dephospho-CoA kinase (CoaE) performs the final step in coenzyme A biosynthesis.), translating into MSFILGITGGIGSGKSAATQWFESQGIAVIDADVVAREVVQPDQPALKSIQEAFGDWVLLADGNLDRRALREHIFQFPQARQDLEKITHPAIRQSIIQQLQQAESPYVILVSPLLFETNQHELVQHTLLVDADEQTQLQRATQRDGQSEEQIRKIIAAQMSRAQKQQLADDIVLNDGLLEHLHQQLVPLHLSYLQRAEQTY
- the pilB gene encoding type IV-A pilus assembly ATPase PilB, encoding MSGLHTSPKFSGFIRRLVEDGHMSTTTMQTAIDAAKKAQQDIVAHLIEQHRLSPLTIAETIAAEFGEPLFDLAVYDTALLPRDLADNKLIQKHKVAPLLQRGQILYVATSNPTNIEALDAIRFNTKLNIEPIIVEHTKLEKLIEQQFGDSGSFDFGDSEEFDLDIDVSQDPTKEEDDTPQGDESPIVKYINKLLIDAIRMGASDLHFEPYEKMYRVRYRVDGVLRQIANPPLQMATRLASRLKVMSQMDISEKRMPQDGRIKLKLSKTKAIDFRVNSLPTLFGEKLVLRILDPSSAMLGIEALGYEDEQKALFMDALDKPQGMLLITGPTGSGKTVSLYTGLNILNTEDTNISTAEDPVEINLEGINQVNVNPKTGLTFSAALKAFLRQDPDVIMVGEIRDLETAEIAIKAAQTGHMVMSTLHTNSAPETLTRLRNMGVPSFNIATSVNLVIAQRLARRLCGQCKEEISIPKQSLLELGFTEQDLNDPEFKIFQPIGCAECREGYKGRVGIYEVMKVTPEISRLIMEDGNALQIAAASEQAGFNNLRRSGLKKVMQGITSLQEVNRVTSE